In the Pseudomonas orientalis genome, one interval contains:
- the phhA gene encoding phenylalanine 4-monooxygenase produces the protein MKQTHYVAREPDAQGFIHYPPEEHAVWNTLITRQLKVIEGRACQEYLDGIDKLGLPLDRIPQLGEINQVLADTTGWQVARVPALIPFQTFFELLASKQFPVATFIRTREELDYLQEPDIFHEIFGHCPLLTNPWFAEFTHTYGKLGLAATKEQRVYLARLYWMTIEFGLVDTPEGRRIYGGGILSSPKESVYCLSDEPEHQAFDPLEAMRTPYRIDILQPLYFVLPELKRLFDVAQEDIMGMVERGMELGLHAPKFPPKPKAA, from the coding sequence ATGAAGCAGACGCACTACGTGGCCCGCGAGCCCGATGCGCAAGGTTTTATCCACTACCCGCCGGAAGAACATGCGGTGTGGAACACCCTGATCACGCGCCAGTTGAAGGTGATCGAGGGCCGTGCCTGCCAGGAATACCTGGATGGCATCGACAAGCTCGGCCTGCCCCTGGATCGCATCCCGCAACTGGGCGAGATCAACCAAGTGCTGGCCGACACCACCGGCTGGCAAGTCGCCCGCGTGCCGGCGCTGATTCCCTTCCAGACTTTCTTCGAATTGCTCGCCAGCAAGCAGTTTCCGGTGGCGACCTTTATTCGTACCCGCGAAGAACTGGACTACCTGCAAGAGCCGGATATTTTCCACGAGATCTTCGGCCACTGCCCGCTGCTGACCAATCCCTGGTTTGCCGAGTTCACCCACACTTACGGCAAGCTCGGCCTGGCGGCCACCAAGGAACAACGGGTGTATCTGGCGCGCCTGTACTGGATGACCATCGAGTTCGGCCTGGTGGACACCCCTGAAGGCCGGCGTATCTACGGCGGCGGTATTCTGTCATCGCCTAAAGAAAGCGTGTATTGCCTGTCGGACGAGCCCGAGCACCAGGCCTTTGATCCGCTGGAAGCGATGCGCACGCCCTATCGCATCGACATCCTGCAACCGCTGTACTTCGTATTGCCCGAGCTCAAGCGCCTGTTCGACGTGGCGCAGGAAGACATCATGGGCATGGTCGAGCGCGGTATGGAATTGGGCTTGCACGCCCCGAAATTTCCGCCAAAGCCCAAGGCTGCTTGA
- a CDS encoding 4a-hydroxytetrahydrobiopterin dehydratase: MTTLNQAHCEACRADAPQVSDEELPVLIKQIPDWNIEVRDGVMQLEKVFLFKNFKFALAFTNAVGEIAEAEGHHPGLLTEWGKVTVTWWSHSIKGLHRNDFIMAARTDEVAKSAEGRK; this comes from the coding sequence ATGACCACCTTGAACCAAGCCCATTGCGAAGCCTGCCGCGCCGACGCCCCGCAAGTCAGCGATGAAGAACTGCCGGTGCTGATCAAACAGATCCCGGACTGGAACATCGAAGTGCGCGACGGCGTGATGCAGCTGGAAAAGGTTTTTCTGTTCAAGAATTTCAAGTTCGCCCTGGCCTTCACCAACGCCGTGGGTGAAATCGCCGAAGCCGAAGGCCATCACCCTGGCCTGCTGACCGAATGGGGCAAAGTCACCGTGACCTGGTGGAGCCACTCCATCAAGGGCCTGCACCGCAACGACTTCATCATGGCCGCGCGCACCGATGAAGTGGCCAAGAGCGCCGAGGGCCGCAAGTAA